Below is a window of Bernardetia sp. DNA.
ATAAATGTTGGTTTGTTTTTTGTAAAAAAAATACTTGTTTTATTGAAAAAATTGAAACAAAAGTATCATTTTTATAGAAATGAACGAAATATTCAGTTTTTGTAATAAAAAACTTGGATTTTAGTGCAACTTATTGTTACTTTGTATCGTTATTGGTATGCAAGCATAACAAAAAAACTTTTTTAGTGTGTGTAAAAAGTGAACTTGTTTCAGCGATTTAAAACTTAAATTACTGACTTGCTGTATAACTTTTTATTCCAAATAAAAACCTTTTAAATTTTAGTCTTATGGAAGATTTATTAAAGAAACTCGTTTATACTGGTGTTGGTGTTGTTTCATTGACTGCTGAAAAATTACAAGAAGTAGTTGACAAATTAGTTGATGAGCGCAAAATCTCTGCTGATGAAGGAAAAAAATTAGTAGATGAGTTTTTCGACACTACTGAAGAAAAGAAAAAAGAATTCGAAGGACAGCTTTCTTCTATCGTAGAAAAAGTAGTTCGTTCTTTCAAATTTGCTTCAAACAAAGAAGTTACTGAACTTACTGAGCGTGTTAAAGTATTAGAAGCTAACGCTGGTATCGTAGGTGAAGTAGAGCAAAGCGAAAAAAAAGCTACTAAAACTGTAAAGAAAGCCCCTGCTAAAGCTGCTGCTGCAAAATAATCAAAGGTGATTTACAAATTGCATTACCTTTTTGCACCTTAGCAATTAGTTATTGATAAATAAAGCCAAATTTCTGTCTTTCCATAACAAAAAGACTGGAATTTGGCTTTTCTGCTTTATATATGTAATTTTATATAAGTAAGTCAATGGAAAATTTAAAATGGATAATTGATAATTAAATCATTGATTCACAGAACAGAGAAAAACCACCGTTCGTTGGTCTTTTAGTGTAGCAACACCAACAATTTTTTTATCATGTCCAGTACTCTAAGAATAATTATCCATTGTCCATTAATGAATTATCAATTCAGTCTATATGTTTTTTCAAAATACCGTTAAAAATATAAATCGCCTCAGACAGCTTATTCAAGTATTGTTGAAATATGGTTTTGAAGATATTGTAATGAATACACCTCTTCAAAAACTGATTCCACCACGCACAACACTCACTTGGACAAGTAATGAAGCAGGAGAAAGTGAGGCACTGATGGTATATTCCACTCGTTCCGAACGTGTCAGAATGGTTATTGAAGAGTTAGGACCAACCTTCGTAAAGCTGGCTCAAGTGCTTAGTAATCGTCCAGACTTTGTGCCTGAAGATTTGATTGTAGAGTTTAAAAAATTACAGAGCAGTGTTCAGCCTTTCGATACAGAAATTGCTAAAGAAATTATTTTTATAGAGACTGGACAAACGACAGAAGAACTTTTCCAATTTTTTGATGAAGTGCCGATTGGAGCAGCCTCTATTGGACAAGTACACCGTGCTAGGCTACATACAGGAGAAGATGTAGTGGTAAAAGTTCAGCGTCCTAATGTGCGTGCAAAAGTAAAGACTGACCTTGCCTTACTCTCTGAATTTGTTCGT
It encodes the following:
- a CDS encoding phasin family protein, translated to MEDLLKKLVYTGVGVVSLTAEKLQEVVDKLVDERKISADEGKKLVDEFFDTTEEKKKEFEGQLSSIVEKVVRSFKFASNKEVTELTERVKVLEANAGIVGEVEQSEKKATKTVKKAPAKAAAAK